A DNA window from Vigna angularis cultivar LongXiaoDou No.4 chromosome 1, ASM1680809v1, whole genome shotgun sequence contains the following coding sequences:
- the LOC108339678 gene encoding uncharacterized protein LOC108339678 codes for MAAQDATSRSSVNSPPAHYVLKVQSFSLLVKNSIERYESDTFEAGGYKWKLVLYPGGNKSKNVREHISLYLALDDTSSLHHGWEIYVNFRLFLHDQNNDNYLVVQDTVGKERRFHKMKAEWGIDQFIPLRDFNVVSKGYLVDDTCAFGAEVFVCKERNTGKGECLVMMKDAITYKHLYEFDNLSKLDSEFCDSKPFNAGNYKWKIKVYPNGKDAEFGNYLSLYLTLADPSALSHGSKIYAQITLRILDQKLGKHHFGKANYWFSASCHENGASRFMPISNFTNQNLGYQMKDSCLVEAEVTILGVVDAVS; via the exons ATGGCTGCTCAAGATG CCACTTCACGATCTAGTGTAAATTCTCCACCAGCTCATTACGTACTGAAAGTACAGTCATTTTCACTTCTTGTGAAGAATTCTATCGAGAGATATGAATCAGATACTTTTGAAGCTGGAGGCTATAAATG GAAGTTAGTTCTGTACCCTGGTGGAAACAAGAGCAAGAATGTGAGGGAACATATTTCGCTCTACTTGGCTTTGGATGACACAAGCTCACTTCATCATGGTTGGGAAATCTATGTCAATTTTCGACTCTTTTTGCATGATCAGAACAACGACAACTACCTAGTTGTGCAGG ATACTGTGGGAAAGGAAAGGAGATTTCACAAAATGAAGGCTGAATGGGGAATTGATCAATTTATTCCTCTCAGAGACTTCAACGTTGTCTCCAAAGGTTATCTGGTGGATGACACGTGTGCTTTTGGAGCAGAAGTCTTTGTTTGCAAAGAAAGAAACACAGGAAAAGGAGAATGTTTGGTGATGATGAAGGATGCCATCACATACAAACACCTCTATGAGTTTGACAACCTCTCAAAGTTGGATTCAGAATTTTGTGATTCTAAACCATTCAATGCTGGAAACTACAAGTG GAAGATAAAAGTATATCCCAATGGAAAAGATGCTGAATTTGGAAATTACCTTTCTCTCTACCTAACCTTGGCTGACCCATCAGCACTTTCTCATGGCTCCAAAATATATGCACAGATAACACTTCGCATACTTGACCAAAAGCTAGGCAAACATCACTTTGGAAAAG CAAACTACTGGTTTAGTGCCTCATGCCATGAAAATGGTGCATCCAGATTTATGCCTATCAGTAATTTCACCAATCAAAACTTGGGTTATCAAATGAAGGATAGTTGCTTGGTGGAGGCAGAGGTTACAATTCTTGGAGTGGTTGATGCAGTTTCTTAA
- the LOC108331662 gene encoding S-adenosylmethionine synthase, which produces MAETFLFTSESVNEGHPDKLCDQISDAVLDACLEQDPESKVACETCTKTNLVMVFGEITTKANIDYEKIVRDTCRNIGFISDDVGLDADNCKVLVNIEQQSPDIAQGVHGHLTKRPEEIGAGDQGHMFGYATDETPELMPLSHVLATKLGARLTEVRKNGTCPWLRPDGKTQVTVEYYNDKGAMVPVRVHTVLISTQHDETVTNDEIAADLKEHVIKPVIPEKYLDEKTIFHLNPSGRFVIGGPHGDAGLTGRKIIIDTYGGWGAHGGGAFSGKDPTKVDRSGAYIVRQAAKSIVASGLARRCIVQVSYAIGVPEPLSVFVDTYGTGKIPDKEILEIVKENFDFRPGMISINLDLKRGGNSRFLKTAAYGHFGREDPDFTWEVVKPLKWEKA; this is translated from the coding sequence ATGGCAGAGACATTTCTGTTTACCTCCGAGTCCGTGAACGAGGGACACCCAGACAAGCTCTGCGACCAAATCTCCGATGCTGTTCTTGACGCCTGCCTTGAGCAAGATCCGGAGAGCAAGGTTGCTTGTGAGACATGCACCAAAACCAACTTGGTCATGGTCTTCGGAGAAATCACCACCAAGGCCAACATTGACTACGAGAAGATCGTGCGTGACACCTGCAGGAACATCGGCTTCATCTCAGACGATGTGGGACTTGATGCCGACAACTGCAAGGTCCTTGTGAACATTGAGCAGCAGAGTCCTGATATTGCCCAGGGCGTGCATGGCCACCTCACCAAAAGACCTGAAGAAATCGGTGCTGGTGACCAGGGTCACATGTTCGGCTATGCCACCGACGAGACCCCTGAATTGATGCCCCTGAGCCACGTCCTTGCAACCAAACTCGGGGCTCGTCTCACTGAGGTTCGGAAGAACGGTACCTGCCCTTGGCTCAGACCTGATGGCAAGACCCAAGTGACTGTTGAGTATTACAATGACAAGGGTGCCATGGTTCCAGTTCGTGTCCACACCGTACTCATCTCCACACAACATGACGAGACTGTCACGAACGATGAAATTGCTGCTGATCTGAAAGAGCACGTGATCAAGCCCGTGATTCCCGAGAAGTACCTTGATGAGAAGACCATTTTCCACTTGAACCCCTCTGGCCGTTTTGTGATTGGTGGTCCTCACGGTGACGCCGGTCTGACCGGGAGGAAGATCATCATTGATACCTACGGAGGATGGGGTGCTCATGGCGGTGGTGCCTTCTCTGGGAAGGACCCCACGAAGGTTGATAGGAGTGGTGCTTACATTGTGAGGCAGGCTGCTAAGAGCATTGTGGCGAGTGGACTTGCGAGAAGATGCATCGTGCAAGTGTCTTATGCAATTGGTGTGCCTGAGCCTTTGTCTGTTTTCGTTGATACCTACGGAACTGGGAAGATCCCTGACAAGGAGATCCTGGAGATTGTGAAGGAGAACTTTGACTTCAGGCCTGGTATGATTTCCATCAACCTTGATCTGAAGAGGGGTGGGAATAGCCGGTTCTTGAAAACTGCTGCATATGGACACTTTGGCAGAGAGGACCCTGATTTCACATGGGAAGTGGTTAAGCCTCTCAAGTGGGAAAAGGCCTAA
- the LOC108329947 gene encoding S-adenosylmethionine synthase — translation MAETFLFTSESVNEGHPDKLCDQISDAVLDACLEQDPESKVACETCTKTNLVMVFGEITTKANVDYEKIVRDTCRNIGFISDDVGLDADNCKVLVNIEQQSPDIAQGVHGHLTKRPEEIGAGDQGHMFGYATDETPELMPLSHVLATKLGARLTEVRKNGTCPWLRPDGKTQVTVEYYNDKGAMVPVRVHTVLISTQHDETVTNDEIAADLKEHVIKPVIPEKYLDEKTIFHLNPSGRFVIGGPHGDAGLTGRKIIIDTYGGWGAHGGGAFSGKDPTKVDRSGAYIVRQAAKSIVASGLARRCIVQVSYAIGVPEPLSVFVDTYGTGKIPDKEILEIVKENFDFRPGMISINLDLKRGGNSRFLKTAAYGHFGREDADFTWEVVKPLKWEKA, via the coding sequence ATGGCAGAGACATTTCTGTTTACCTCCGAGTCCGTGAACGAGGGACACCCAGACAAGCTCTGCGACCAAATCTCCGATGCTGTTCTTGACGCCTGCCTTGAGCAAGATCCAGAGAGCAAGGTTGCTTGTGAGACATGCACCAAAACCAACTTGGTCATGGTCTTCGGAGAAATCACCACCAAGGCCAACGTTGACTACGAGAAGATCGTGCGTGACACCTGCAGGAACATCGGCTTCATCTCAGACGATGTGGGACTTGATGCCGACAACTGCAAGGTCCTTGTGAACATTGAGCAGCAGAGTCCTGATATTGCCCAGGGCGTGCATGGCCACCTCACCAAAAGACCTGAAGAAATCGGTGCCGGCGACCAGGGTCACATGTTCGGCTATGCCACCGACGAGACCCCTGAATTGATGCCCTTGAGCCACGTCCTCGCAACCAAACTAGGGGCTCGTCTCACTGAGGTTCGGAAGAACGGTACCTGCCCTTGGCTCAGACCTGATGGCAAGACCCAAGTGACTGTTGAGTATTACAATGACAAGGGTGCCATGGTTCCAGTTCGTGTCCACACCGTGCTCATCTCTACACAACATGATGAGACTGTCACCAACGATGAAATTGCTGCTGATCTGAAAGAGCACGTGATCAAGCCCGTGATTCCCGAGAAGTACCTTGATGAGAAGACCATTTTCCACTTGAACCCCTCTGGCCGTTTTGTGATTGGTGGTCCTCACGGTGACGCCGGTCTGACCGGGAGGAAGATCATCATTGATACCTACGGAGGATGGGGTGCTCATGGCGGTGGTGCCTTCTCTGGGAAGGACCCCACGAAGGTTGATAGGAGTGGTGCTTACATTGTGAGGCAGGCTGCTAAGAGCATTGTGGCGAGTGGACTTGCGAGAAGATGCATCGTGCAAGTGTCTTATGCAATTGGTGTGCCTGAGCCTTTGTCTGTTTTCGTTGATACCTACGGAACTGGGAAGATCCCTGACAAGGAGATCCTGGAGATTGTGAAGGAGAACTTTGACTTCAGGCCTGGTATGATTTCCATCAACCTTGATCTGAAGAGGGGTGGGAATAGCCGGTTCTTGAAGACTGCTGCATATGGACACTTTGGCAGAGAGGACGCTGATTTCACATGGGAAGTGGTTAAGCCTCTCAAGTGGGAAAAGGCCTAA
- the LOC128195005 gene encoding S-adenosylmethionine synthase-like, with protein MAETFLFTSESVNEGHPDKLCDQISDAVLDACLEQDPESKVACETCTKTNLVMVFGEITTKANVDYEKIVRDTCRNIGFISDDVGLDADNCKVLVNIEQQSPDIAQGVHGHLTKRPEEIGAGDQGHMFGYATDETPELMPLSHVLATKLGARLTEVRKNGTCPWLRPDGKTQVTVEYYNDKGAMVPVRVHTVLISTQHDETVTNDEIAADLKEHVIKPVIPEKYLDEKTIFHLNPSGRFVIGGPHGDAGLTGRKIIIDTYGGWGAHGGGAFSGKDPTKVDRSGAYIVRQAAKSIVASGLARRCIVQVSYAIGVPEPLSVFVDTYGTGKIPDKEILKIVKENFDFRPGMISINLDLKRGGNSRFLKTAAYGHFGREDSDFTWEVVKPLKWEKA; from the coding sequence atggCAGAGACATTTCTGTTTACCTCCGAGTCCGTGAACGAGGGACACCCAGACAAGCTCTGCGACCAAATCTCCGATGCTGTCCTTGACGCCTGCCTTGAGCAAGATCCGGAGAGCAAGGTTGCTTGTGAGACATGCACCAAAACCAACTTGGTCATGGTCTTCGGAGAAATCACCACCAAGGCCAACGTTGACTACGAAAAGATCGTGCGTGACACCTGCAGGAACATTGGCTTCATCTCAGACGATGTGGGACTTGATGCCGACAACTGCAAGGTCCTTGTGAACATTGAGCAACAGAGTCCTGATATTGCCCAGGGCGTGCATGGCCACCTCACCAAAAGACCTGAAGAAATCGGTGCCGGCGACCAGGGTCACATGTTCGGCTATGCCACCGACGAGACCCCTGAATTGATGCCCCTGAGCCACGTCCTTGCAACCAAACTCGGGGCTCGTCTCACTGAGGTTCGGAAGAACGGTACCTGCCCTTGGCTCAGACCTGATGGCAAGACCCAAGTGACTGTTGAGTATTACAATGACAAGGGTGCCATGGTTCCAGTTCGTGTCCACACCGTGCTCATCTCCACACAACATGACGAGACTGTCACGAATGATGAAATTGCTGCTGATCTGAAAGAGCACGTGATCAAGCCCGTGATTCCCGAGAAGTACCTTGATGAGAAGACCATTTTCCACTTGAACCCCTCTGGCCGTTTTGTGATTGGTGGTCCTCACGGTGACGCCGGTCTGACCGGGAGGAAGATCATCATTGATACCTACGGAGGATGGGGTGCTCATGGCGGTGGTGCCTTCTCTGGGAAGGACCCCACGAAGGTTGATAGGAGTGGTGCTTACATTGTGAGGCAGGCTGCTAAGAGCATTGTGGCGAGTGGACTTGCGAGAAGATGCATCGTGCAAGTGTCTTATGCAATTGGTGTGCCTGAGCCTTTGTCTGTTTTCGTTGATACCTACGGAACTGGGAAGATCCCTGACAAGGAGATCCTGAAGATTGTGAAGGAGAACTTTGACTTCAGGCCTGGTATGATTTCCATCAACCTTGATCTGAAGAGGGGTGGGAATAGCCGGTTCTTGAAGACTGCTGCATATGGACACTTTGGCAGAGAGGACTCTGACTTCACATGGGAAGTGGTCAAGCCCCTCAAGTGGGAAAAGGCCTAA
- the LOC108318829 gene encoding glycine cleavage system H protein 2, mitochondrial: MACRQLWASRAASSLRISVSHRAFSNVVKDLKYADSHEWVKVDGNSATVGITDHAQDHLGDVVYVELPEVGATVTQGDSFGAVESVKATSDVNSPVSGKVIEVNEELSSSPALVNSSPYKDGWIIKVELNDSGELNNLMDSERYSKFCEEEDAH; this comes from the exons atGGCTTGCAGACAATTGTGGGCTTCAAGAGCGGCCTCTTCCCTGAGGATCTCTGTGTCTCACAGAGCCTTTTCTAATG TTGTTAAAGATCTGAAGTATGCCGATTCCCACGAATGGGTAAAAGTTGATGGGAATTCTGCAACCGTTGGCATCACTGATCATGCCCAAGATCATTTGGGTGATGTTGTGTATGTTGAATTGCCTGAAGTGGGAGCAACCGTCACACAAGGAGATAGTTTTGGTGCAGTTGAAAGTGTGAAGGCAACTAGTGATGTTAACTCTCCTGTTTCTGGAAAAGTGATTGAAGTGAATGAAGAGCTTAGTAGCTCTCCTGCTTTG GTCAACTCAAGCCCTTATAAAGATGGATGGATAATTAAAGTTGAACTGAATGACAGTGGTGAACTAAACAACTTGATGGATTCAGAAAGGTACTCCAAATTCTGTGAAGAAGAAGATGCACATTGA
- the LOC108331649 gene encoding pleiotropic drug resistance protein 3: MELTPRGRTQGHVLTFERDADSFVEEDKELQSKWAAIEKLPTFKRIKTSFVDITQEDSTSSKARETVEKFGAWRSSSKRVVDVTKLGAVEKRLFIDRLIQHIENDNLQLLQKLRERMDRVNVKLPTVEIKYKNLSVGAECEVVQGKALPTLWNSFSSSLSGFMKTISCNSQGAEISILNNVSGIVKPSRLTLLLGPPGCGKTTLLKALAGKLEQSLKVSGEITYNGYKLDEFVPQKTSAYISQYDLHVPEMTVRETIDFSARCQGVGSRADVVAEITRREKEEGIIPDADIDTYMKAISVEGQSENLQTEYVLKILGLDMCADILVGDALDRGISGGQKKRLTTGEMIVGPIKALFMDEISTGLDSSTTFQIVTCLQQLVHITDATAVLSLLQPAPETYELFDDLILMAEGKIVYHGPRSQALQFFKDCGFWCPERKGVADFLQEVISKKDQRQYWYRTDIPYRYISVDEFAQIFISSYWGRMLNDELSQPNDKSESHKKALSFSKYSLGKWDLFKACMKREILLMKRNSFIYVFKTAQLTITAIITMTVFLRTQRAVDLIGANYLLGSLYYTLVRLMTNGVAELIMTIARLPVVDKQTEFYLYPAWAYCLPSAILKIPFSVLDSIVWTSMTYYVIGYSPEITRFLRQFLLLVTLHMSSTSMCRFLASVFKTDVAATTVGSLVLVLMFLFGGFILPRSSLPRWLRWGFWLSPMSYGEIGITLNEFHAPRWQKIQEGNITVGKEVLRSHGLDFDSNFYWISVGALLGLTILFDFGFVLALTYIKQPKMSRTLVSKTRLSQQKEQEKGDGVELKSVTVDISHTPRGNQSTGKMVLPFEPLTISFKDVQYFVDVPPEMKKHGSEEKRLQLLRDITGAFRPGVLTALMGVSGAGKTTLMDVLSGRKTGGIIEGEIRIAGYPKVQKTFERVSGYCEQNDIHSPYITIEESVKYSAWLRLPSEIDSTTKGKFVQEVLETIELDNVKDCLVGIPGQSGLSTEQRKRLTIAVELVSNPSIIFMDEPTSGLDARAAAVVMRAVKNVVATGRTTVCTIHQPSIDIFETFDELILMKSGGQIIYSGMLGHHSSRLIEYFQNIPGVPKIMDNYNPATWMLEATSASVEAELKIDFAQIYKESHLYQDTLEVVRVLSEPAPGSRDLHFSTRFPQNSLGQFMACLWKQHLSYWRSPEYNLTRFIFMIVCAIIFGAVFWQKGNEINNQQDLFNVLGSMYIAVIFLGINYCSTILPYVATERAVLYREKFAGMYSSTAYSFAQVAIEIPYILVQSILYVAITYPMIGFHWSVQKVFWYFYTTFCTFLYFVYLGMMVMSMSANLDIASVLSTAIYTIFNLFSGYLMPGPKIPKWWVWCYWICPTAWSLNGLLTSQYGDLDEKKVTVFGKSQSVGSFLRDYYGFRHDRLSIVAVVLIAYPIVYASLFAYFIKKMNYQKR; encoded by the exons ATGGAGTTAACTCCAAGAGGAAGGACTCAGGGCCATGTGCTGACCTTTGAGAGAGATGCGGATTCTTTTGTGGAGGAAGACAAGGAGCTTCAGTCCAAGTGGGCTGCCATAGAGAAGCTACCGACTTTCAAAAGGATCAAGACTTCTTTTGTTGATATCACTCAGGAGGACAGTACAAGCAGCAAGGCCAGAGAAACAGTGGAAAAGTTTGGAGCTTGGAGAAGCAGCAGCAAAAGGGTGGTTGATGTTACCAAGCTTGGAGCAGTGGAAAAGCGTTTGTTCATTGACAGGCTCATACAGCACATTGAGAATGATAACCTCCAATTGCTGCAGAAACTAAGAGAAAGGATGGACAG AGTCAATGTGAAGTTACCTACTGTGGAGATCAAGTACAAGAACTTGAGTGTAGGAGCAGAATGTGAGGTTGTTCAAGGGAAGGCACTCCCAACTCTATGGAACTCCTTTTCTAGCTCACTTTCT GGTTTCATGAAGACTATATCGTGTAATTCTCAAGGAGCAGAGATAAGCATTCTGAATAATGTGAGTGGCATCGTTAAGCCTTCAAG gcTTACTCTTCTTCTTGGTCCACCAGGCTGTGGGAAAACAACTCTGTTAAAGGCACTGGCTGGAAAACTAGAGCAGTCTCTCAAG GTTTCTGGAGAAATCACTTACAATGGTTACAAGCTAGATGAATTTGTTCCTCAAAAAACATCAGCTTACATAAGCCAGTATGACCTGCACGTTCCAGAGATGACTGTCAGAGAAACAATTGACTTTTCAGCTCGCTGTCAGGGAGTTGGAAGCAGAGCCG ATGTAGTGGCTGAAATCACCAGgagggaaaaagaagaaggaatcatccCTGACGCAGATATTGATACCTATATGAAG GCAATTTCAGTTGAAGGACAAAGCGAAAATCTTCAAACagaatatgttttaaag ATTCTCGGACTGGATATGTGTGCTGACATATTGGTAGGTGATGCACTAGATAGAGGCATTTCAGGTGGACAGAAGAAAAGACTAACAACAG GAGAGATGATCGTGGGCCCTATAAAAGCTCTTTTTATGGATGAAATATCAACTGGCTTGGACAGTTCCACAACCTTTCAAATAGTGACATGTCTGCAGCAATTGGTGCATATCACAGATGCAACTGCAGTACTTTCACTCCTTCAACCAGCACCAGAAACTTATGAGTTGTTTGATGATCTTATACTGATGGCTGAGGGTAAAATAGTATACCACGGCCCCCGCAGTCAAGCACTCCAATTTTTTAAGGATTGTGGTTTCTGGTGTCCTGAGAGAAAAGGAGTTGCAGACTTTCTTCAAGAG GTAATCTCTAAGAAGGATCAAAGGCAATACTGGTACCGTACAGATATTCCTTACAGATATATTTCAGTGGATGAGTTCGCTCAAATATTCATATCAAGTTATTGGGGAAGAATGTTAAATGATGAGCTCTCACAGCCAAACGATAAATCTGAATCCCATAAAAAGGCTTTATCATTTAGCAAGTACTCTCTGGGAAAATGGGATTTGTTCAAAGCTTGTATGAAAAGGGAGATTCTCCTCATGAAACGAAATTCATTTATCTATGTGTTTAAAACTGCACAG CTTACAATCACAGCAATCATAACAATGACAGTCTTCTTACGCACTCAGAGGGCTGTGGACTTGATAGGTGCAAATTACTTATTGGGTTCATTGTACTATACCCTTGTCCGCCTCATGACTAATGGAGTTGCAGAATTGATCATGACAATTGCTAGACTCCCTGTTGTTGATAAGCAGACGGAATTCTATCTCTATCCAGCTTGGGCTTACTGCCTTCCCTCTGCCATTCTAAAGATTCCATTTTCAGTACTTGATTCCATTGTTTGGACATCAATGACATATTATGTTATAGGCTACAGCCCTGAAATAACAAG GTTCCTCCGCCAGTTTCTTTTGCTTGTTACTTTGCATATGTCGTCCACCTCCATGTGTCGTTTCCTTGCTTCAGTTTTCAAAACTGATGTTGCAGCTACAACTGTTGGTTCCTTGGTCCTAGTATTGATGTTTTTGTTTGGAGGCTTTATTCTTCCTCGGT CATCACTACCACGGTGGTTGAGGTGGGGGTTTTGGCTTTCTCCAATGTCATATGGGGAAATTGGAATAACACTAAATGAATTTCATGCTCCTCGCTGGCAAAAG atCCAAGAGGGAAATATCACTGTAGGGAAGGAGGTTCTTCGTAGTCACGGTTTAGACTTTGACAGCAACTTCTATTGGATATCAGTTGGAGCCCTACTTGGTTTAACCATACTGTTTGATTTTGGATTTGTCTTGGCATTAACGTACATAAAAC AGCCTAAGATGTCTCGAACTTTAGTCTCAAAAACGAGGCTCTCTCAACAAAAGGAACAAGAAAAAGGCGATGGTGTGGAACTGAAGTCAGTTACTGTTGATATTAGCCACACACCAAGGGGAAATCAAAGCACAG GAAAAATGGTCCTTCCCTTTGAGCCATTAACAATATCATTTAAGGATGTCCAATATTTTGTCGATGTTCCTCCG GAGATGAAAAAACATGGTTCCGAAGAGAAAAGGCTACAATTGCTCCGTGATATCACTGGAGCTTTTAGGCCAGGAGTTCTCACTGCACTGATGGGGGTCAGTGGAGCAGGGAAGACAACTCTGATGGATGTTCTTTCCGGAAGAAAAACTGGAGGTATCATTGAAGGAGAAATAAGAATTGCAGGATACCCTAAAGTGCAAAAGACATTTGAAAGAGTTTCAGGTTACTGTGAGCAGAATGACATTCACTCTCCATATATAACCATTGAAGAATCTGTCAAATACTCAGCTTGGTTGCGGTTGCCATCAGAAATTGATTCAACCACAAAAGGG AAATTTGTTCAAGAAGTCCTCGAAACAATTGAACTTGACAATGTAAAGGATTGCTTAGTCGGCATACCTGGCCAAAGTGGCTTATCTACTGAGCAACGCAAAAGACTAACCATTGCAGTGGAGCTTGTTTCCAATCCATCAATAATATTTATGGATGAACCTACATCTGGCTTGGATGCTCGAGCAGCTGCAGTTGTTATGCGTGCAGTGAAGAATGTAGTTGCCACAGGCAGAACCACTGTTTGCACTATACACCAACCAAGCATCGACATATTTGAGACTTTTGATGAG TTGATTCTAATGAAATCTGGAGGACAGATTATTTATAGTGGAATGCTAGGCCATCATTCAAGTAGATTGATTGAATATTTTCAG AATATACCTGGGGTGCCAAAGATCATGGACAATTATAATCCTGCAACCTGGATGTTGGAAGCTACCTCTGCATCTGTAGAAGCAGAACTTAAAATAGATTTTGCTCAAATATATAAGGAGTCACATCTTTACCA GGATACCCTTGAAGTGGTGAGAGTGTTAAGTGAACCAGCACCAGGTTCCAGAGACTTACACTTCTCAACTCGTTTCCCACAAAATAGCTTGGGACAGTTCATGGCATGCCTATGGAAGCAACACTTGTCCTATTGGAGAAGTCCTGAGTACAACTTAACACGATTTATATTCATGATTGTTTGTGCAATAATATTTGGAGCAGTATTTTGGCAGAAAGGGAATGAAAT AAACAATCAGCAGGATTTGTTCAACGTACTTGGATCCATGTATATTGCTGTAATATTCTTGGGAATAAATTACTGCTCAACAATTCTACCATATGTGGCTACTGAGCGTGCTGTCTTATACCGAGAAAAATTTGCTGGCATGTATTCTTCCACTGCTTATTCATTTGCACAG GTGGCTATTGAAATACCATATATCTTAGTGCAATCAATTTTATATGTGGCTATCACATATCCAATGATTGGTTTCCATTGGTCAGTTCAGAAAGTGTTTTGGTACTTTTATACCACATTCTGTACATTTTTGTACTTTGTATATCTTGGAATGATGGTAATGTCGATGAGCGCCAATCTAGACATAGCTTCTGTTTTGTCAACTGCAATCTACACCATATTCAATCTGTTTTCTGGATACCTCATGCCAGGACCG AAAATTCCTAAATGGTGGGTTTGGTGCTACTGGATTTGTCCTACTGCTTGGTCCTTGAATGGCCTCCTAACTTCACAATATGGAGATTTGGATGAGAAGAAGGTAACCGTCTTTGGGAAGAGCCAATCAGTTGGTTCCTTTCTACGAGATTACTATGGTTTTCGGCATGACAGATTAAGCATTGTGGCTGTGGTGCTCATTGCTTACCCAATTGTTTATGCTTCTCTGTTTGCCTATTtcataaagaaaatgaattacCAAAAGAGATAA